A region from the Flavobacteriales bacterium genome encodes:
- a CDS encoding acyl-CoA dehydrogenase family protein: MIAQAVRDLCERELRPNVMEWDESQHFPKKLFTDHFGPAGMLGVFVAEEYGGAGLGYHEYVDTIVEVARICGSIGLSVAAHNSLCTGHINYFGNHEQKKKWLTKLATGEWLGAWALTEPNTGSDAMRMKCTAKKDGKHWVLNGTKCWITHGISSDVVVAIVRTGELLDSKGMTAFVIERGTPGLKAGKKENKLGMRASETAEVIFEDCRIPEENVLGEVGQGFQQAMKILDGGRISIAALSLGIAKGAFDASVKYAKERQQFGQPIANFQGISFKLADMATRIEASELLIRHASDLKNRGQKVTKAGAMAKLYASEVSVHCGNEAVQIFGGYGYTKDFPVEKFYRDSKLCTIGEGTSEIQKLVIGREVLKG, translated from the coding sequence ATGATCGCGCAAGCCGTGCGCGACCTGTGCGAACGCGAACTCCGCCCCAACGTCATGGAATGGGACGAGAGCCAGCATTTCCCCAAGAAACTCTTCACCGACCATTTCGGACCTGCCGGTATGCTCGGCGTTTTCGTGGCTGAGGAGTATGGCGGCGCGGGCCTTGGCTACCACGAGTACGTGGACACCATCGTTGAAGTGGCGCGCATCTGCGGCAGCATCGGCCTCAGCGTGGCGGCGCACAACAGCTTGTGCACGGGCCACATCAACTACTTCGGCAACCACGAGCAGAAGAAGAAGTGGCTCACCAAGCTGGCCACCGGTGAATGGTTGGGCGCGTGGGCCCTCACCGAGCCCAACACCGGCAGCGACGCCATGCGCATGAAGTGCACGGCGAAGAAGGACGGCAAGCATTGGGTGCTCAACGGCACCAAGTGCTGGATCACGCACGGCATCAGCAGCGATGTGGTAGTGGCCATCGTGCGCACCGGCGAACTGTTGGACAGCAAGGGCATGACGGCCTTCGTCATCGAACGCGGCACACCGGGCCTCAAGGCAGGCAAGAAGGAGAACAAGCTGGGCATGCGCGCCAGCGAAACAGCCGAAGTGATCTTCGAGGACTGCCGCATCCCCGAAGAGAACGTACTGGGCGAAGTGGGGCAGGGTTTCCAGCAGGCCATGAAGATCCTGGACGGCGGCCGCATCAGCATTGCCGCGCTGAGCCTCGGCATAGCCAAGGGCGCCTTCGATGCCAGCGTGAAGTACGCCAAGGAGCGCCAACAGTTCGGGCAGCCCATCGCCAACTTCCAGGGCATCAGCTTCAAGCTGGCCGACATGGCCACGCGCATCGAAGCCAGCGAGCTGCTCATCCGCCACGCCAGCGACCTGAAGAACCGCGGCCAGAAGGTGACCAAGGCCGGGGCCATGGCCAAGCTCTACGCCAGTGAAGTGAGCGTGCATTGCGGCAATGAGGCCGTGCAGATCTTCGGTGGCTACGGCTACACCAAGGATTTCCCCGTGGAGAAGTTCTATCGCGACAGCAAGCTCTGCACCATCGGCGAAGGCACCAGCGAGATCCAAAAACTGGTGATCGGCAGGGAGGTGTTGAAAGGGTAG
- a CDS encoding adenine phosphoribosyltransferase, whose translation MPTALEQRLQAAIRAVPDFPKPGILFRDITPVMEDAALSTAVVDGLIAGLNGRRIDAIAGIESRGFLYGMPMALKLGVPFITVRKKGKLPWKTVAYKYDLEYGSAEIEMHTDTVRPGMNVLVHDDLLATGGTAAAAAELIRMQGGTVAGFSFLIELSFLNGAQRLQPYAADIIRLVTY comes from the coding sequence ATGCCCACCGCCCTCGAACAGCGCTTGCAAGCGGCCATCCGCGCCGTGCCCGACTTCCCCAAGCCGGGCATCCTGTTCCGTGACATCACTCCGGTGATGGAGGACGCCGCCCTGAGCACCGCCGTGGTCGATGGCCTCATTGCAGGCTTGAACGGGCGCCGCATTGATGCGATCGCGGGGATCGAGAGCCGGGGGTTCTTGTATGGCATGCCCATGGCCTTGAAACTCGGTGTGCCGTTCATCACGGTGCGCAAGAAGGGCAAGCTGCCGTGGAAGACCGTTGCCTACAAGTACGACCTGGAATACGGCAGCGCTGAGATCGAGATGCACACGGATACCGTGCGGCCCGGCATGAACGTATTGGTGCACGACGACCTGCTGGCCACCGGCGGAACCGCAGCGGCCGCCGCCGAACTGATAAGAATGCAGGGCGGCACGGTTGCCGGCTTCAGCTTCCTCATCGAACTTTCGTTCCTCAATGGCGCACAGCGCCTTCAACCCTATGCCGCGGACATCATCCGCCTAGTGACGTATTGA
- a CDS encoding L,D-transpeptidase family protein: MRIRPLGVLVDSLRINAATVRFHVDKSERRFEVHAKLPSGRDTLLKTYPCVLGEKPVGDKFHQGDRKTPEGTFSFRSKRVHNDWHKFIWVDYPNAESWKRYKARHQQGLIPAGKDIGGEIGIHGVPEGYDHWIDAGQDWTWGCIALKNADVDEIYPYITAGKTKMDVVP; this comes from the coding sequence GTGCGCATCCGTCCGCTCGGCGTGCTCGTTGATTCGCTGCGCATCAATGCCGCAACGGTCCGCTTCCATGTGGACAAGAGCGAGCGGCGCTTCGAAGTGCACGCCAAGCTGCCGAGCGGGCGGGATACGCTGTTGAAGACGTACCCGTGCGTGCTCGGCGAGAAACCGGTCGGCGACAAGTTCCATCAAGGTGATCGCAAGACCCCCGAAGGAACGTTCAGCTTCCGCAGCAAGCGCGTGCACAACGATTGGCACAAGTTCATCTGGGTGGATTACCCGAACGCGGAGAGCTGGAAGCGCTACAAGGCACGCCATCAACAGGGCCTCATCCCCGCAGGCAAGGACATCGGTGGCGAGATCGGTATCCACGGTGTGCCGGAAGGCTACGATCACTGGATCGATGCCGGCCAGGACTGGACATGGGGCTGCATTGCACTGAAGAACGCCGATGTGGACGAGATATACCCTTACATAACGGCCGGCAAGACCAAGATGGACGTGGTGCCGTGA
- the purE gene encoding 5-(carboxyamino)imidazole ribonucleotide mutase, translating to MIGIIMGSRSDLEVMRDAADVLKELGVAFELTVVSAHRTPDRMVQYAKTARERGIKAIIAGAGGAAHLPGMVASMTSLPVIGVPIKSRNSIDGWDSLLSIVQMPGGVPVATVAVNGAQNAGILAAQILGASDATLGAKLDAYKKGLAEKVGEGISALRQQFPNGFDK from the coding sequence ATGATCGGCATCATCATGGGCAGCCGCAGCGACCTGGAGGTCATGCGGGACGCTGCGGACGTATTGAAGGAACTCGGAGTGGCGTTCGAACTCACTGTGGTGAGCGCACACCGCACCCCTGACCGCATGGTGCAGTATGCGAAGACGGCGCGTGAACGCGGGATCAAAGCCATCATTGCAGGTGCTGGCGGCGCAGCGCATCTGCCGGGTATGGTGGCCAGCATGACGTCCTTGCCGGTGATCGGTGTACCCATCAAAAGCCGCAACAGCATTGACGGATGGGACAGCCTGCTGAGCATCGTGCAGATGCCCGGTGGCGTGCCCGTGGCCACGGTGGCCGTGAACGGTGCGCAGAACGCGGGCATCCTCGCAGCGCAGATCCTCGGGGCAAGCGACGCCACCTTGGGCGCCAAGCTCGATGCCTACAAGAAGGGGCTCGCAGAAAAGGTGGGCGAGGGCATTAGCGCCTTGAGGCAGCAGTTCCCGAACGGTTTCGACAAGTGA
- a CDS encoding TonB-dependent receptor, with amino-acid sequence MKFILSVSFSFLWLGVQAQCDLVLSGRVVDEHDRTPLDFASVELVGTGRGVQAGADGYFRMEGLCPGTYSLRVGHVGCDPVERRVDLKGDQVLEIKLEHHAHELHETEVKRKRPDEHVGQAGRTVDRADMERASGKSLGEVLAAVPGVSVLNSGPNISKPMVHGLTGNRVLLLNQGVRQEDQQWGAEHAPNLDPLSSDRITVVKGAASVQYGSDAIGGVIVTEPVALPRSGGASGEVRGLGLYNGRGGGANAMVQGGLGSVRGFGWRVQGSGRYLGDSDAGRYVLSNTGLREAGGSAALGYRDHRFNAGVYYSWFGRELGILRAAHIGNLTDLQNALDRGEPWFIGERSYDINAPRQVAQHNLLKAEAGYAITEHDRLVVTYAYQADDRQEYDIRRAGRDAKPALDLYLTTHAADAVLKHWLGKHMHGRIGVNGLLQENDNIPGTGVRPLIPDYTRTTGGVFVVEHLPIGERLELEAGARLEATRLDVVKYTTDNMLVRPGHRFTNTAFSAGAAWTAKDSAQVRFNISSAFRPPHVSELYSEGLHHGAAAIEEGHAELASERAWKAVLDLSERFFGRRLRIDVTLHASHITDFIYLRPNGTRLTVRGAFPVFQYTATDALLCGADLNSELRLHRNWRWRVAASTVRGRDLVRDEWLFQMPSDRVGSGLVFKRSGPDQRSRISVEVGTDIVFRQERIPEGLDFAEPPPAYQLLNCTITAERPLGRNSLRFGLRGSNLLNAAYRDYTDRFRYYADARGTDIVLWITYAFGGGPNDHEPQGAP; translated from the coding sequence ATGAAGTTCATCCTCTCCGTTTCCTTTTCCTTCCTCTGGTTGGGCGTCCAAGCCCAATGCGACCTTGTGCTTTCCGGCCGCGTGGTGGACGAGCACGACCGCACACCGCTCGACTTCGCTTCGGTGGAGCTTGTGGGGACAGGTCGCGGTGTGCAGGCCGGAGCCGATGGGTACTTCCGCATGGAAGGGCTCTGCCCCGGGACCTACTCATTACGTGTGGGCCACGTTGGGTGCGATCCCGTGGAGCGGCGCGTAGACCTGAAGGGTGACCAGGTGTTGGAGATAAAGCTCGAACACCATGCACACGAGCTGCACGAAACCGAGGTAAAGCGCAAGCGGCCCGATGAGCATGTGGGGCAGGCCGGTCGCACCGTTGATCGCGCCGACATGGAGCGGGCTTCGGGGAAATCGCTCGGTGAGGTGCTGGCCGCCGTGCCAGGCGTTTCGGTGCTGAACAGCGGTCCCAACATCAGCAAGCCCATGGTGCACGGGCTCACCGGTAATCGCGTGCTGTTGTTGAACCAGGGCGTGCGGCAGGAAGATCAACAATGGGGAGCGGAACATGCCCCTAACCTCGATCCGCTCAGCAGCGATCGCATCACCGTGGTGAAGGGTGCGGCGAGTGTGCAGTACGGCAGCGATGCGATCGGCGGCGTCATTGTCACCGAACCGGTGGCGCTGCCACGAAGCGGTGGTGCCAGTGGCGAAGTACGCGGGTTGGGGCTGTACAACGGGCGTGGCGGCGGTGCGAACGCCATGGTGCAAGGGGGCTTGGGAAGCGTGCGTGGCTTCGGATGGCGGGTGCAAGGCAGCGGGCGATACCTCGGCGACAGCGATGCTGGGCGCTATGTGCTCAGCAACACCGGGCTTCGCGAGGCAGGAGGCTCGGCGGCGCTCGGCTACCGCGACCATCGCTTCAACGCGGGGGTGTACTACAGTTGGTTCGGTCGAGAACTGGGCATCCTGCGCGCCGCGCACATCGGGAACCTCACCGATCTGCAGAACGCGTTGGATCGTGGCGAACCATGGTTCATCGGTGAACGCTCATACGACATCAACGCGCCACGGCAGGTGGCACAACACAATTTGCTGAAGGCCGAGGCCGGGTACGCCATCACCGAACACGACCGGCTCGTGGTCACCTATGCATACCAAGCGGATGATCGGCAGGAGTACGACATCCGCCGTGCTGGTCGCGATGCCAAGCCTGCGTTGGACCTCTACCTCACCACCCACGCGGCGGATGCAGTGCTCAAACACTGGCTGGGCAAGCACATGCACGGCCGCATCGGCGTGAACGGCCTCTTGCAAGAGAACGACAACATCCCCGGTACTGGTGTCCGTCCGCTCATCCCGGACTACACCCGTACCACCGGCGGCGTGTTCGTGGTGGAGCATTTGCCGATCGGTGAACGCCTGGAACTGGAGGCTGGAGCGCGTTTGGAAGCCACCCGGCTCGATGTGGTGAAGTACACAACGGACAATATGCTCGTCCGGCCTGGCCATCGCTTCACCAACACGGCCTTCAGTGCCGGGGCTGCGTGGACGGCCAAGGACAGTGCGCAAGTGCGGTTCAACATCAGCAGCGCCTTCCGCCCGCCGCATGTGAGCGAACTGTACAGCGAAGGCTTGCACCACGGTGCCGCCGCCATCGAGGAAGGCCATGCAGAGCTGGCCAGTGAACGCGCATGGAAGGCGGTGCTCGACCTGTCAGAGCGCTTCTTCGGCCGCAGGCTTCGAATTGACGTTACCCTCCACGCATCGCACATCACGGACTTCATTTACCTGCGACCGAACGGAACGCGGCTCACGGTGCGCGGGGCGTTCCCCGTTTTCCAATACACCGCTACCGATGCCTTGCTGTGCGGCGCCGACCTGAACAGCGAACTGCGCTTGCACCGGAATTGGCGTTGGCGTGTCGCAGCGAGCACGGTGCGCGGTCGCGACCTCGTGCGCGATGAGTGGTTGTTCCAGATGCCGAGCGACCGCGTGGGCAGCGGACTGGTCTTCAAGCGTTCGGGGCCGGACCAGCGATCGCGCATTTCGGTGGAAGTCGGCACCGACATCGTCTTCCGACAGGAGCGCATCCCCGAAGGCCTCGACTTCGCCGAACCGCCACCAGCCTACCAACTACTGAACTGCACCATCACCGCCGAACGACCGCTGGGACGCAACAGTCTGCGTTTCGGCTTGCGCGGCAGCAACCTCCTCAACGCGGCCTACCGCGACTACACGGACCGTTTCCGCTACTACGCCGATGCACGCGGAACGGACATCGTGCTCTGGATCACCTACGCGTTCGGTGGCGGCCCCAACGACCACGAACCGCAAGGGGCGCCGTGA
- a CDS encoding Fic family protein — translation MSQNDLLSAIDDLKRELEGLLPMRAEQERRLWEKLNLEWNYNSNHIEGNTLTYGETFLLLVHGRVTGEHSAREIDEMRAHNVAIGIVREWASDPSRNIAEADVRDLNRVLLKEPFWKEAITADRQRTRIQVIPGQYKTEGNLVLQPDGTVFHYAAPAEVAPLMRELMAWYGGTDNVHPLIVAALLHHRFIVIHPFGDGNGRTARLLVNYHLMRNGFMPLIVKSVDKNAYLSALQKADAGDLAPLIQFLALQEQWSLELALKAALGEDLEERKDWVKEAEVLYKRTAQNGADIAQRKEEERVLFAKVVQRDGAHIVSAFRGTVRVFERFYTTANITLQLIRHNVPGHNTLLLPLDENGLLNMFRDVGMEPYVLLYSNLHEDALGTGAKPICAQLNWFAQNGDQVVVLSCGSYSKRFQADMGHSLLPELNLALDEFGKAMLKEVAG, via the coding sequence ATGTCGCAGAACGACCTGCTTTCCGCCATTGATGACCTGAAGCGCGAGCTGGAAGGCCTGTTGCCGATGCGCGCGGAGCAGGAGCGCAGGCTATGGGAGAAGCTGAACTTGGAGTGGAACTACAACAGCAACCACATCGAGGGGAACACGCTCACGTACGGTGAGACGTTCCTGCTCCTGGTGCACGGACGCGTGACCGGTGAGCACTCAGCGCGCGAGATCGATGAGATGCGCGCGCACAATGTGGCCATTGGTATTGTGCGTGAATGGGCGTCCGATCCGTCGCGCAACATCGCGGAGGCTGATGTGCGCGACCTGAACCGGGTGCTGCTCAAAGAACCGTTCTGGAAAGAAGCCATTACCGCGGACCGGCAGCGGACACGAATACAGGTGATACCCGGCCAATACAAGACCGAAGGCAACCTCGTGCTCCAACCCGACGGAACGGTCTTCCACTACGCCGCCCCCGCGGAAGTAGCACCCCTCATGCGCGAACTCATGGCGTGGTACGGCGGAACGGACAACGTGCATCCGCTCATCGTGGCGGCCTTGTTGCATCATCGATTCATCGTCATTCATCCGTTCGGCGATGGCAACGGCCGCACGGCGCGACTGCTCGTCAACTATCACCTGATGCGCAATGGCTTCATGCCGCTGATCGTGAAGAGCGTGGACAAGAACGCCTACTTGAGCGCATTGCAAAAGGCTGACGCGGGTGACCTCGCCCCGCTGATACAATTCCTTGCGTTACAGGAACAATGGAGCTTGGAGCTCGCCCTGAAGGCCGCGCTCGGTGAGGATCTGGAAGAACGGAAGGACTGGGTGAAAGAGGCTGAGGTGCTGTACAAGAGGACAGCCCAAAATGGGGCTGACATCGCACAGCGCAAGGAGGAAGAACGAGTGCTCTTTGCCAAGGTCGTGCAACGCGATGGTGCTCACATCGTGAGTGCCTTCCGTGGAACCGTTCGGGTCTTCGAGCGGTTCTATACAACAGCCAACATCACGTTGCAGTTGATCAGGCACAACGTACCAGGCCACAACACGCTCCTTTTACCGTTGGATGAGAACGGACTACTGAACATGTTCCGCGATGTGGGCATGGAGCCGTACGTTCTCTTGTACTCGAACCTTCATGAAGACGCACTTGGCACTGGTGCGAAACCGATTTGTGCCCAATTGAACTGGTTCGCCCAGAACGGAGATCAGGTCGTGGTCCTCAGCTGCGGCAGTTACAGCAAGCGCTTCCAAGCCGATATGGGGCACAGCCTGCTGCCCGAACTCAACTTGGCATTGGACGAGTTCGGAAAGGCCATGCTCAAAGAGGTTGCGGGTTGA
- a CDS encoding helix-hairpin-helix domain-containing protein: MAVRKLTLKSLATKLGLVRPKRQRKEGLVEMRPSGHGLLDAFDLHHLERRAMLMACAGLLMWASWLAYRQWSPEKRVALSEVERSAVVAFVAKDEPSAIALDTAGLTPFDPNALDRTGWMALGLTERQAGGILRWVERGGRFRSKADVAKMYSIKPEQFALLAPFMLLPDSAPERLRSAERRERKPWPVRDTSQRTKTWPDRPVYEVVELNAADSAALTALPGIGPSFARGIIKYRNQLGGYVSIEQLNEVFVLRDKPDAVQKIAGLLRVDAVLARKLNVNAATAEEFTGHPYLWKKWSIAKAIVAYRTQHGPYTTVEDIKKCLLVDDELFQKLSPYLTTGP, from the coding sequence ATGGCCGTTCGCAAACTGACCTTGAAGTCACTGGCGACCAAACTTGGTTTGGTCCGCCCCAAGCGGCAGCGCAAAGAGGGGCTTGTGGAGATGCGCCCCAGCGGCCATGGCCTCCTTGACGCGTTCGACCTGCACCACTTGGAACGTCGGGCCATGCTCATGGCCTGTGCGGGGCTGCTGATGTGGGCATCGTGGTTGGCTTACCGGCAATGGTCCCCGGAAAAGCGAGTTGCATTATCGGAAGTCGAGCGGTCAGCAGTGGTTGCATTCGTGGCCAAGGATGAGCCAAGTGCCATCGCTTTGGACACAGCGGGGCTCACTCCTTTTGACCCCAATGCCCTCGACCGCACAGGTTGGATGGCGCTCGGTCTCACCGAGAGACAAGCCGGTGGCATCCTACGATGGGTGGAGCGCGGTGGGCGCTTCCGCAGCAAGGCCGATGTGGCCAAGATGTACAGCATCAAGCCCGAGCAGTTCGCGCTGTTGGCACCGTTCATGCTTTTGCCCGATAGCGCGCCCGAACGACTGCGTTCCGCGGAACGTCGGGAACGCAAGCCGTGGCCCGTGCGCGATACATCCCAGCGCACGAAGACCTGGCCCGACAGACCCGTGTACGAAGTGGTGGAACTCAACGCCGCTGATAGTGCCGCGCTCACCGCATTGCCCGGCATCGGTCCGTCATTCGCGCGCGGCATCATCAAGTACCGCAACCAGCTGGGCGGCTACGTTTCCATCGAACAACTCAACGAAGTGTTCGTTCTGCGTGACAAACCTGATGCGGTGCAGAAGATCGCGGGCTTGCTGCGTGTGGACGCCGTCCTGGCCCGAAAGCTGAACGTCAATGCCGCCACGGCCGAAGAGTTCACCGGCCATCCTTACCTGTGGAAGAAGTGGAGCATCGCCAAGGCCATTGTCGCGTACCGCACGCAGCACGGGCCATATACCACCGTGGAGGATATCAAGAAATGCCTTCTTGTGGACGACGAGCTCTTCCAGAAGCTCTCGCCTTACCTTACCACAGGACCTTGA
- a CDS encoding type 1 periplasmic binding fold superfamily protein has translation MKTEFVFHPKKWGAAVLALLILALPACKDDDEDPPAPPIVNEEELITTVRLTMVPALGGDTAVFDWFDLDGDGGNAPIITGDTLLTGTVYNATVLLLNETGNPADTISNEVADEAEAHQFFFTTTGSGLSWTAYGDVDANGNPIGLASTWTTAGAGSGSLSVVLRHEPDKTASGVSNGDITNAGGDTDIEVSIPFLVQ, from the coding sequence ATGAAAACCGAATTCGTATTCCATCCCAAGAAATGGGGCGCGGCCGTACTGGCGCTCCTCATCCTGGCACTGCCAGCCTGCAAAGACGATGATGAGGATCCCCCGGCGCCTCCCATCGTGAACGAAGAAGAGCTCATCACCACCGTTCGACTGACCATGGTTCCCGCTTTGGGCGGCGACACGGCCGTGTTCGATTGGTTTGACCTGGACGGGGACGGGGGCAATGCCCCCATCATAACCGGCGACACCCTGTTGACCGGTACCGTGTACAACGCCACGGTGCTGCTCCTGAACGAGACCGGGAACCCGGCGGACACCATCAGCAACGAGGTGGCCGATGAAGCCGAGGCGCACCAGTTCTTTTTCACCACCACGGGCAGCGGGCTCTCATGGACCGCATATGGCGATGTGGATGCGAACGGTAACCCGATCGGCCTCGCCAGCACGTGGACAACCGCTGGTGCAGGGTCCGGATCGCTCTCGGTGGTGCTTCGTCATGAACCGGACAAGACGGCCAGTGGCGTGAGCAATGGTGACATCACCAACGCGGGCGGCGACACGGACATTGAGGTGTCGATCCCGTTCTTGGTACAGTAG
- a CDS encoding DNA-binding protein, with the protein MHVLRLEPGEEVRGTLRDWIERVGLQAAIITSAVGSLSTAHLRYAGRADGVVTSTDLEVLSLSGTLSIHGMHLHLSVADRDGRMLGGHMLDGCLVRTTLELAVQEVDGVRMPRTKDPATGYDELSPEVR; encoded by the coding sequence ATCCATGTGCTGCGGCTTGAGCCGGGCGAGGAGGTCCGCGGCACTCTTCGTGACTGGATCGAACGCGTGGGTCTTCAGGCTGCTATCATCACAAGCGCCGTCGGCAGTTTGTCCACCGCGCACCTGCGCTACGCCGGCCGCGCTGATGGTGTGGTGACCAGCACCGACCTGGAGGTGCTTTCCCTAAGCGGCACGTTGAGCATTCATGGCATGCACCTGCACTTGAGCGTGGCCGATCGCGATGGCCGAATGCTGGGCGGCCACATGCTTGACGGCTGCCTTGTGCGCACAACGCTCGAGCTCGCCGTTCAGGAGGTGGATGGTGTTCGCATGCCCCGCACGAAAGACCCCGCCACGGGCTACGACGAACTGAGCCCGGAAGTACGCTAG